A single genomic interval of Bacillus smithii harbors:
- a CDS encoding putrescine aminotransferase, which yields MSLEIENNQTLQKEVPVREYIKKVLELIEKDEVTGEEAKWITKQTVDNFREHVNPGFLEYRKTVTQGGQFAAVEWTDEGNCFKDVNGKKYIDCLGGFGIYNVGHRNPKVIKAVTDQLKRQALHSQDLLDPLRAVLAKILADITPGDLKYSFFTNSGTESVEAALKLAKMYSERSTFISTTRAFHGKSLGSLSGTAKGVFRKPFLPLIPGFRHVPFGDIDMMRKTFETCHLVGEDVAAVILEPIQGEGGIILPPEGYLKQVRELCDQYGALLIFDEVQTGMGRTGKMFAAELYDVVPDILCLAKAFGGGVMPAGAVVAKEKVFKSWFPNPFMHTTTFGGNPLACAAAIATIDILLEEKLPKRAAEVGKYFLQGLKDAAKGHEDKVLEIRGIGLMIGIEFHKDEVGYEVSKAMFDKGILVAGTLVNSKTIRIEPPLTISYEEVNEVIRVFKEVLPNVKIK from the coding sequence ATGAGTCTAGAAATCGAAAACAATCAAACATTGCAGAAAGAAGTGCCTGTAAGGGAATACATTAAAAAAGTACTGGAGCTTATCGAAAAAGACGAGGTGACGGGCGAAGAAGCCAAGTGGATTACAAAACAAACAGTAGATAACTTTCGTGAACATGTTAATCCGGGATTTCTGGAATACCGCAAAACGGTTACACAAGGTGGACAGTTTGCGGCCGTTGAATGGACGGATGAAGGAAACTGTTTTAAAGATGTAAACGGGAAGAAATATATTGATTGTTTAGGAGGATTTGGGATTTACAATGTTGGACACCGAAATCCGAAAGTGATCAAAGCGGTTACCGATCAACTAAAGCGTCAAGCTCTTCACAGTCAGGATTTACTTGATCCGCTTCGCGCGGTGCTTGCGAAAATCTTAGCTGACATAACGCCCGGAGACTTAAAATACTCATTTTTTACAAACAGCGGAACAGAAAGTGTAGAGGCTGCGTTAAAACTTGCAAAAATGTATAGTGAGCGCTCGACTTTTATATCAACAACGCGGGCGTTCCATGGAAAGAGTCTTGGTTCATTGTCAGGTACCGCCAAAGGCGTGTTTCGAAAGCCATTTTTACCATTAATCCCGGGATTCCGTCATGTGCCGTTTGGCGATATTGACATGATGAGAAAAACATTTGAAACTTGTCACTTAGTAGGAGAAGACGTAGCAGCCGTCATTTTAGAACCGATTCAAGGGGAAGGAGGGATCATTCTTCCTCCTGAAGGCTACTTAAAACAAGTAAGAGAACTATGTGATCAATACGGTGCATTGCTCATTTTCGATGAAGTACAAACAGGAATGGGACGCACCGGGAAAATGTTTGCTGCTGAATTATATGATGTTGTACCGGACATTCTTTGCCTTGCAAAAGCTTTTGGCGGCGGGGTTATGCCGGCAGGAGCAGTTGTGGCTAAAGAAAAAGTATTCAAAAGCTGGTTTCCAAATCCGTTTATGCATACAACTACATTTGGCGGGAATCCGCTTGCATGTGCGGCGGCCATTGCGACCATAGATATTTTGTTAGAAGAAAAATTACCTAAACGCGCAGCCGAAGTCGGTAAGTATTTCTTGCAAGGTCTAAAAGATGCGGCGAAAGGTCATGAAGATAAAGTTCTTGAAATTCGTGGAATCGGATTAATGATCGGTATTGAATTCCATAAAGACGAAGTCGGATATGAAGTGTCTAAAGCAATGTTCGACAAAGGCATTCTTGTGGCCGGAACCCTTGTGAATTCCAAAACCATTCGTATAGAGCCTCCTTTAACGATCAGCTATGAAGAAGTCAACGAAGTTATTAGAGTCTTTAAAGAAGTATTGCCTAATGTAAAAATTAAGTAA
- a CDS encoding APC family permease, translated as MENDARLKRTLKLWQVVMMGLAYMTPMVVFDTFGIVSGITDGHVPTAYIVALAVMLFTAASYGKLVKVFPQAGSAYTYTQKTISPHIGFLVGWSSLLDYLFLPMVNALLAKIYLSALFPEVPSWILVVGFVGIVTFLNLRSVNVLANFNTILVMIQIAIMIVFIILVIKGLHQGEGAGKVLAIQPFFTEDMKFTALVEGATVLCFSFLGFDAVTTLSEETQNASKTIPRAIFLTALIGGIIFITTSFFIQLFFPDISRFKHPGQALPEIALYVGGKLFQSVFLVITFVNTLASGLASHASVSRLLYVMGRDNVFPSKWFGYIHPRWKTPAFNVVLVGIISLSAIFFDLVTATSLINFGALIAFTFVNLSVISHFVIREKKHNTLKGFMTYLVSPLIGAASVAVLWVNLESSSFIMGLVWAAIGFCYLLYITKFFRSAPPQMEMDELQM; from the coding sequence AAGTTGTAATGATGGGGTTGGCGTATATGACCCCAATGGTTGTATTTGATACATTTGGTATCGTATCCGGTATAACGGACGGACATGTCCCCACGGCATATATAGTAGCTTTGGCTGTAATGTTATTTACAGCGGCGAGCTACGGAAAGCTGGTGAAAGTTTTTCCCCAAGCAGGGTCAGCTTATACGTATACACAAAAAACGATTAGTCCTCATATTGGTTTTCTTGTCGGATGGTCTTCCTTGCTCGACTACCTATTCTTGCCGATGGTGAACGCATTATTGGCCAAGATTTACCTTTCCGCTCTATTTCCTGAGGTACCGTCTTGGATTTTGGTTGTCGGTTTTGTTGGAATTGTAACTTTTCTTAACTTACGGAGTGTAAATGTGCTGGCTAATTTCAATACGATATTAGTAATGATTCAAATTGCGATCATGATCGTATTTATCATATTGGTGATCAAAGGGCTTCATCAAGGGGAAGGTGCTGGAAAAGTATTAGCCATACAGCCATTTTTTACTGAAGATATGAAATTCACAGCATTGGTAGAAGGAGCGACTGTCCTTTGTTTTTCATTTTTAGGATTTGACGCGGTGACAACACTTTCGGAAGAAACACAAAATGCCTCCAAAACGATCCCGCGTGCCATCTTCCTTACTGCTTTGATCGGAGGGATCATATTTATAACAACATCGTTCTTTATCCAATTGTTTTTTCCTGATATTTCACGGTTCAAACATCCCGGACAAGCGTTGCCGGAAATTGCTCTATATGTCGGCGGAAAACTCTTTCAGTCTGTTTTTTTAGTCATAACATTTGTCAATACCCTTGCCTCAGGCCTCGCCTCCCACGCCAGCGTTTCCCGTCTTTTGTATGTAATGGGCAGAGACAATGTGTTTCCGTCTAAATGGTTTGGATATATCCATCCGCGTTGGAAAACACCTGCTTTTAACGTTGTATTAGTGGGAATTATTTCCTTGTCAGCTATTTTCTTTGACTTGGTGACAGCGACTTCTCTTATTAATTTTGGAGCATTAATCGCTTTTACGTTCGTTAACTTAAGTGTGATCAGTCATTTTGTTATCCGTGAAAAGAAACATAACACACTTAAAGGTTTTATGACTTATCTTGTTTCACCCTTGATAGGAGCAGCGTCGGTTGCCGTCTTATGGGTAAATTTAGAATCAAGTTCGTTCATTATGGGTCTGGTTTGGGCCGCCATTGGATTCTGCTATCTACTATACATCACAAAATTTTTCCGTTCAGCACCACCTCAAATGGAAATGGACGAATTGCAAATGTGA
- a CDS encoding aldehyde dehydrogenase family protein has translation MLDLKMYINGEWRDSRNKQKRKIINPANGEIFAEAAEGTVEDTKEAIKVAKETFESGIWSEMPASERASYLFKIADKIDEYSDELVHLETTDNGKTLREARFDVGDAAACFRYYAGLITKPDGQTYHVADPVQAMVVREPIGVCGLIVPWNYPLLMSVWKIAPALAAGNTIVFKPSEVTPVTPTKLFEILEEIELPKGVANLVLGAGPVVGNEIAESHDVDLVSFTGGTKTGKHIMKAAAGNVKKISLELGGKSPNIIFADADFETAVDYALFGIYSGAGQVCSAGSRILVEESIYEKFVERFVERAKQINVGPGDDPASEMGPLVSKEHMEKVLKYIEIGKKEGARLVCGGNRITKNGLNKGFFVEPTVFIDVKPDMRIVQEEIFGPVVVIQKFKDEREAIQLANHTDYGLAGGVFTVDGAKALRVIKKLRAGITWINTYHPTYNEAPWGGYKQSGIGRGLGTYGLEEFQEIKQININLQVEPIGWFSK, from the coding sequence ATGCTTGATTTAAAAATGTATATCAATGGAGAGTGGAGAGATTCGCGGAATAAGCAAAAGAGAAAAATCATAAATCCGGCAAATGGTGAAATTTTTGCCGAGGCAGCCGAAGGGACAGTGGAAGACACTAAAGAAGCAATCAAGGTGGCGAAAGAAACTTTTGAAAGCGGCATTTGGTCTGAAATGCCTGCATCTGAACGAGCATCCTATTTATTTAAGATCGCGGATAAAATTGATGAGTATTCCGATGAGCTTGTCCATCTTGAAACAACGGACAATGGTAAAACGCTTCGAGAAGCACGTTTTGACGTGGGGGATGCAGCAGCTTGCTTCCGTTACTATGCAGGGTTGATCACTAAGCCGGACGGACAAACGTATCATGTGGCAGACCCAGTGCAAGCGATGGTTGTACGTGAGCCGATCGGTGTATGCGGTTTGATTGTTCCATGGAATTATCCTCTCTTAATGAGTGTTTGGAAAATCGCTCCGGCATTAGCGGCGGGCAATACGATCGTTTTCAAACCGTCTGAAGTGACACCCGTAACTCCAACAAAGTTGTTTGAAATCTTGGAGGAAATTGAGCTGCCTAAAGGCGTTGCCAACTTGGTGTTGGGGGCAGGCCCTGTCGTTGGCAACGAAATTGCAGAAAGTCATGATGTCGACCTTGTGTCCTTCACGGGCGGCACGAAAACCGGGAAACACATCATGAAGGCAGCAGCCGGAAATGTGAAGAAAATCTCTCTGGAATTAGGCGGAAAATCGCCAAACATTATTTTTGCAGATGCGGATTTTGAAACGGCGGTTGATTATGCCTTATTTGGAATTTATTCCGGAGCAGGGCAAGTATGTTCTGCAGGTTCACGCATATTAGTTGAGGAAAGCATTTATGAAAAATTTGTTGAAAGATTTGTCGAACGAGCAAAACAAATCAACGTGGGTCCCGGGGATGATCCTGCTTCTGAAATGGGACCGCTTGTCAGCAAAGAACATATGGAAAAAGTTCTGAAATATATCGAGATTGGAAAAAAAGAAGGGGCTCGTCTCGTTTGTGGCGGAAACCGTATCACAAAGAATGGTTTAAATAAAGGGTTTTTTGTTGAGCCAACCGTATTTATCGATGTAAAACCCGATATGCGGATCGTACAGGAAGAAATTTTCGGCCCGGTTGTTGTTATTCAAAAATTCAAAGACGAGCGAGAAGCGATTCAACTTGCAAACCATACAGATTACGGACTTGCAGGAGGGGTGTTCACTGTTGACGGTGCAAAAGCATTACGGGTTATTAAAAAGCTCCGAGCAGGCATTACGTGGATCAATACGTATCACCCCACTTATAATGAAGCTCCGTGGGGCGGCTATAAACAAAGTGGAATCGGACGTGGACTCGGGACATACGGACTGGAAGAATTCCAGGAAATTAAACAAATCAACATTAATTTACAAGTTGAACCCATTGGCTGGTTTTCTAAATAA
- a CDS encoding glycoside hydrolase family 1 protein: protein MDHKTLKPFPKDFLWGASTSAYQFEGAWNEDGKGPSVIDKALHPEGTADFKVASDHYHRYKEDIALLAELGLKAYRFSIAWTRIYPNGTGEVNRKGIEFYNHLINELIAHGIEPIVTMYHFDLPYALEEKGGWSNRETIDAFERYARTLFREFGDRVKYWLTINEQNTMILHGSAIGTTDPGIEDPRKMLYQQNHHMLLAQAKAMKLCHEMLPNAKIGPAPNIAYVYPASSKPEDVLAAQTFNSIRNWLYLDAAVFGRYNSTVWGYMEEKGYTPHMEAEDMDILAGANPDFIAFNYYNSITVKASEEEKEAHSTGDEHIVIGEPGVYQGCSNPYLTTTEFGWEVDPIGFRITLRELYDRYHLPLIVTENGLGAYDKLEDGDVINDDYRIDYLAKHLEQCQLAITDGVELFGYSPWSAIDLVSTHQGINKRYGFIYVNRDEFDLKDLRRIKKKSFYWYQNVIKTNGAIISNSK from the coding sequence ATGGACCATAAAACGTTAAAACCTTTTCCAAAAGATTTTTTATGGGGCGCTTCTACATCTGCCTATCAATTTGAAGGAGCATGGAATGAAGACGGCAAAGGACCGTCCGTCATTGACAAAGCTCTCCATCCGGAAGGGACAGCGGATTTCAAAGTAGCCAGCGACCATTATCATCGTTATAAGGAAGATATCGCTTTACTGGCGGAGCTTGGATTGAAAGCCTATCGTTTTTCCATCGCTTGGACTCGGATTTATCCTAATGGAACCGGGGAAGTCAACCGAAAAGGAATTGAATTTTACAATCATCTGATTAACGAACTGATCGCACATGGGATTGAGCCGATTGTGACGATGTATCACTTCGATTTGCCGTACGCTTTGGAGGAAAAAGGCGGATGGTCCAATCGAGAGACGATTGACGCTTTTGAGAGGTATGCCAGAACCTTATTCAGAGAGTTCGGCGATCGTGTGAAGTATTGGCTGACGATCAATGAGCAAAACACGATGATTCTTCACGGCTCAGCCATCGGAACGACGGATCCCGGTATAGAAGATCCAAGAAAAATGCTGTACCAGCAAAATCATCATATGCTTTTGGCCCAAGCAAAAGCGATGAAGCTTTGTCATGAAATGCTCCCGAATGCAAAGATCGGGCCGGCTCCTAATATCGCTTATGTCTATCCGGCGTCTTCCAAACCGGAAGATGTGCTGGCGGCTCAAACTTTCAATTCGATCCGCAACTGGCTTTATTTGGATGCGGCGGTATTCGGACGCTACAACAGCACAGTCTGGGGATACATGGAAGAAAAAGGCTATACTCCTCATATGGAAGCGGAGGATATGGACATTTTAGCTGGCGCCAATCCGGATTTTATTGCGTTTAATTATTATAATTCGATTACGGTCAAAGCAAGCGAAGAGGAAAAAGAGGCGCACAGCACCGGAGACGAGCACATTGTCATTGGTGAACCGGGCGTTTATCAAGGATGTTCCAATCCATACTTGACAACAACAGAATTTGGCTGGGAAGTCGATCCGATAGGTTTCAGAATTACTTTGCGCGAATTGTACGATCGCTATCATTTACCGTTGATCGTGACGGAAAACGGATTAGGAGCTTACGATAAACTGGAGGATGGCGATGTCATAAATGACGATTACCGCATAGACTACTTGGCCAAACATTTGGAACAATGTCAGTTGGCTATTACGGACGGAGTAGAATTGTTTGGCTACTCGCCTTGGTCCGCCATAGACTTGGTCAGCACTCACCAAGGAATCAACAAACGCTATGGCTTCATTTATGTCAACCGCGATGAGTTTGATTTAAAAGATTTACGCCGCATCAAAAAGAAAAGTTTTTACTGGTATCAAAATGTCATAAAGACCAATGGCGCGATCATTTCCAACAGCAAATAA